The following is a genomic window from Mya arenaria isolate MELC-2E11 chromosome 4, ASM2691426v1.
gtaatgtaaccaaacctgcatgtgtatttttttttaatttacccaTTATCTCGCGAGTAAAGGCTGTTTTGTTCGTTTATCAATGAAAGgtaattgatgaaatattagttaggttgattgtattattaaatacaattttaaaaaaagtagactggtttattttcattaatgcGACGCAAGTCTGTGTTGAGATTTTTTGGGgatattttcagaaactttatcaaatttctcCAACTAGATGCATGTTCAGGTGAGAATAGTGGTTGCAATTGAAAGATTGAAGGTTTATCTGCATGTTGGCTGCATGTTTTTTGTTGCAACGTTTCGTTTGGGTGCTTTAGTAGGCATGTTTTTCTTAGCTGTCACATTTCGATGAAATTGGAGTTGTTTCACTTTACTCTATTTCATggatgcgaaacagtggctccagctcttttaggagctgtgtataaaaaggagccaatgacacttccgagctagagcaaaagaacggctccctggctttggctccagctcaacccagaaaaggagtataaacatgcttatttcGGTAAtcaggcggtcatttttattcccgacaaaataaaagcactcgataatactggctttatcttaaatgtaagcttcttgagtgaaattcagctgaaaattggtgaaaatgttctacttttgtttgtaaacattgatgtgtttgatgggagaatcggttttataactccataaacaatatgtttacaaaataatccaaatacgtgtgaagattaaacatatttatatggcactgcattccccgatttctcaaataagccctcataattgtgatattagataaaataacgagtcatacttacgttttacgatgatatccgttcttttgctctagctcggaagtgtcattggctcctttttatacacagctcctaaaagagctggagccactgtttcgcatgCGTGTATTTAGACAAATCGAGATTTtttgactttgtaaaagtgccgtaattcatagttatttatgctagatagttggtatgggtgacccctttgatgaatctgaagaaaaatatatatatattaggttttttttaggtaaaatgtcaataaattttgtagaggtcaaaattcagcacatTCCCTCCAAGTCACTGTGGTTTCAACCGCAGGTGGTTGAGCACATCCTCGGCATGATTGTGGTGCCAACTCTTTTAAATTTCTTCATACTGTACtcgtttgtttacattattaaacTGGATAATTCCCAATTAAAGACATCCACCAACCAATAGTTATGaccattgcaaaaaaaaacgcCCATTAACcaataaatgttcataatttgCGCATCAATGTGTATTGTATGGTTAATAGTCTCTAATTGGTAAAACAACCGCCccgatagctcagtggtagagcgtcTGCTTCGGTGCGGAAGGTCGGGGATTTAAACTTAACATATGGTAtcagtagctcccttgcctagcGCTCGGCAATTAAAGGGTACTgggaaaatggtgtactcagtactgccTCAACCCTTGAAAGTTGTATcacgtgtatcggtgctttataCCGAGAACGTTAAAGAACGAAATGTCTAGGAAATCACAACCGGATCTCTTttatgtctggatttgactgcaaTTTGCTGTCACTTATATCTTGTGTCAATTATggatttaaaacacaaacaaagcgggatcaagccataatgcagtcaATATTCGCGAGCAGACCATGAagaacttaaatatacaaacaaacaattgtaaCACAACAGACTAGAAATATGCAGGGAAAACTTCGGTCAGTGCAAAGTATGGCCCTCAGTTAACAATTTGTATTATCTCACAGCAATTGTGATTAAATTCGATAGGGTCAATAATGTACCTAGCAAGGTTTTAAGGGTCTTTACATTGTGTCATTTTGGCATCGCGCCAGTACTGTAACATCGTTTGTATGTTGTCTGTATAGTgtgcattaaataaaaattgaaatgaatacttttttatttaaattatccgagtaatcgagtagtAAATAAGTATTCGACTACTCGTACGATCGATTTGTGTACTCatatgataataacaatatacaatataaaggCGGTTTGCCCGGTCCGGTAGTTTGGGACATTTTGAAATTGAGTAATGACCAAACAAGATAACACCATAAGTTTATCAACATTGGGAAGTCTAAATCGACTCGTAAGTATTTTTAACGGCCTTTATATCTTTAggaatatttatgatttaaagaaGTTGTTCGAATCTGAATGTTAGAATATCGCTATGTGATTAGAATATATTATAGATATCAGGTTGACAATGATGCAATGTCCTATTGATGACTCTCAAATTTATCTAGATAGCTGTTATCgctgtgtttattttacaaaaaagcaaacaaaatctGAAATTGAATAATATCACAAATCTTGTGCTTGGATGACTTCCGTGCAGTTGATGCTTCATAATTAAATCAAATGGGACAGCGTTCATTGTTAAGGCtggaataattattatatgagCTGTTATTCATATTTAGTTAGATCATCACCAACAGAGGGCTaacataatttttaacaaaatcaaacatacCCTTACCAATTGGTCTTTGGACATAGGTGACCATAGGTGTCGAGATCTAGATCGCTTCTACTGGACAAGTGTAGCCAAAATACAATTGCAGCCATGTCACGTGTCCAGGAAAAGGACGATGGCGGGGAGACTTTGGAGTTGGTGGACATGGGGGGTATCCGGACACCCGCCTTTGGTGAAAAGACTGACGATGAACTCAAGAAAATCTTTGACGCGATACCAGAATTCAAACACAGGGATGACGACGTTATGTTGTGCACATTTGCAAAGACCGGTATGATTTCGTAAATTGCGACGTGTCTAGTGGTTGACTCAATAAGGCATCGCTCAAATTTCttaacaatataaatcaatGCGCATGAAATATACATTAGTCgcttaacaaaatatttatttgtgtcttaaaacaattgttttattattttaagaagcGATATGTGTTCTAGAAGGACAACATCACTAgcgatatgtttttaaaagataatatgttttcagtgaaacgttttttattatttgaacatgTTATTCGTTTCTTTCTTTCAATAGTCAAAACCAAAACTCGTAAAAATTCACTTAGTATCCATATAAAGTGTCAATAGTTACACGATTTGCTTAAATGCctcaaatatattgtaaacatgCATTGTGATGAATTATATGTGTTCCATATTCGTGCGGGCAGGTACGAACTGGATGTTTGAggtgttgatgatgttgttgcgGCGGAAGGCGGAGCGGGTGGATATCAGCAAGTTGCTGACTATGCTTGAGCTGCAAGGGGTCGAGGATTTGGAGAAGGTCCCCTCTCCCAGGGTCATCAACTGCCATCTCCCACCCAGGTTAGGAGTCCCCCAGACTCATCCATAGGTTAACCTAACTTGTCGAACACATTAATCAATACAATACCAGGCTATATCCACTAGCCGATCCATGGGGCGCACCGGGTGCGCCCGCCTTAATAAAaccgtccaagtttactttattttaatatagaagaaaaaaaagtaataaaatatgcgTAAAAGGCTCCATTtaggactagaaattgttaaccTTTTCTGATGGGAGTACCCCAAAACCTatctgccaacattttaaaccaaataagtTTCGGTCCTGATGGAGGGGCGCGAGTCAAAGCGTTACACCCcttagttacgccccctcttcCGTGAAATCCCTGATGTCGTTTCATGAAGGAATATCGGCAGTCTAGTTGaccattttttttagtttaatcaaACTTATTTGGTGTTTACTGGCCAGCGCATTTATCAGAAATCGTCAGAATCGATTTACGTAAAATGAATGAATAGAACATTTGAAAATCCTCTCATTGTCTTTGGCcaatacaaaaatgcaaacgcCTAGTAAATGCCACCTTTTACTACTGATTTACCTTTATACCTAAATAAGCATTGGTGGAAACATTGACTTACTGAAATATACTTTATGAAACTATTTTCaggtgcattcgtcagaatcgatcCACGTAATATTAATAAAcgggaaatttgaaaaatcatcGATTGTCATTGTTCCCCACAAAAACCCAAACAccaaacatgattataaatcTTATCACACAGGGTTTTGTATACTATCAAATCTTAGTGGTTAGATTTAGAACATTGTGTCTTCTGCCAATGCTTAATGTGTTCTCCTCCTTCGTTAAGAAATATATTCGTGATTTCCGTGCTCAATTTCTGTCTGTCAACATGTTCTACTTCTTCTCCTATTGTAGATTTTTGCCCAAAGACCTCGTGCAGAAGAAGATCAAGACGGTGTTATGTTTGCGAAACCCAAAGGACACGGCCGTCTCATACTTCAACCATATGCGGGGCCTCAAAATGTACAACTACCGTAATGGACAATGGAAGAACTGGCTGCGGCCTTACGTCCAGGGAAAATGTGAGGTTTCTTACTTAATCATTAGGCctacaaattacatttttttcctgTATTGTCATAACACATGGATGACTGCAGCATGTCCCGCGAAAagcaatataccaaaactgGATAGTTTCCCTTTAAGGTCGCTTAATAAATGTTGGTAGATCAGTTTGAAACCATCTTAATTGCATATGTTTTTATGGGTATTTACAATTTGACGAATTGACGGGTTTTCAGACGAGTACGGTCCCTATTCTGCATACTTAAACCAGTGGCAGGAAGCCATAGAGGTGGGACCTGGGTACCCGCTACACGTCATGTACTTCGAGGATCTTAAAATGGTAAGTACGGGGCTAAACCCGCCTATCTGAACAAATT
Proteins encoded in this region:
- the LOC128231981 gene encoding sulfotransferase 1B1-like, which gives rise to MSRVQEKDDGGETLELVDMGGIRTPAFGEKTDDELKKIFDAIPEFKHRDDDVMLCTFAKTGTNWMFEVLMMLLRRKAERVDISKLLTMLELQGVEDLEKVPSPRVINCHLPPRFLPKDLVQKKIKTVLCLRNPKDTAVSYFNHMRGLKMYNYRNGQWKNWLRPYVQGKYEYGPYSAYLNQWQEAIEVGPGYPLHVMYFEDLKMNGMEELERLISFLEIDIADNLKRDILDMCSFQKMAADKITKKEEVLFNENFRFFRKGEVENWKTWFTVEQNEYFESEWNKQIRADTIFQFKYTQKEANFYKRL